Proteins encoded within one genomic window of Gloeobacter kilaueensis JS1:
- a CDS encoding chaperonin family protein RbcX, whose product MDIKAITNATAQVLMSYLTYQAIRVVAAQLRETDPPRAVWFSQFSTQATLQDGEAYLEQLTTQNPDLAFRVMTVREHLAEQVVDSLPELTRDGIRRANQQRRGRYIEQMLQLPSPESRGENP is encoded by the coding sequence ATGGATATCAAAGCGATCACCAACGCCACTGCTCAGGTTCTGATGAGCTATCTCACCTACCAGGCGATTCGTGTGGTTGCCGCCCAACTGCGGGAGACCGACCCGCCCCGAGCGGTCTGGTTCAGCCAGTTCTCCACTCAGGCAACGCTGCAGGACGGCGAAGCGTACCTCGAACAACTGACCACTCAAAATCCGGATCTGGCTTTCCGGGTGATGACCGTCCGCGAACATCTTGCCGAGCAGGTGGTCGATTCTTTGCCAGAGTTGACGCGCGATGGCATCCGCCGGGCCAACCAGCAGCGGCGTGGCCGTTACATCGAACAGATGCTGCAGTTGCCGTCGCCCGAGTCGCGGGGTGAAAACCCCTAA